The following proteins are encoded in a genomic region of Phragmites australis chromosome 9, lpPhrAust1.1, whole genome shotgun sequence:
- the LOC133928827 gene encoding protein PALE CRESS, chloroplastic isoform X2 — translation MAAAALALSTFLRPRPVSPFLPSPDSAPHVRGPRRPTPSRLSPLRLPRPLLSISAVEKTKAAAGASEEGELEGMPPEFYDEEWQAGQRERTKEWHTYRQKEEAEEEKRTNEYREIGMRLKAYPQEEVCKARILVSIFIRAGEDVEEEIEKAAERGELTELVLMVIWNRLDVARRDDERDVIRSLDLLYRRVEHEGRIELPPQDDDVLLRVDFVREVDELLKEVKVEQEKNKLQTGYDPESVVTMLKQQEKLQAIRQVESLLELASSLKW, via the exons ATGGCCGCCGCGGCGCTCGCGCTATCCACCTTCCTCCGGCCGCGGCCGGTCTCGCCCTTCCTGCCCTCCCCCGACTCGGCTCCCCACGTCCGCGGCCCGCGGCGCCCCACTCCGTCTCGCTTGAGCCCTCTCcgcctcccgaggcccctgcTCTCCATATCAG CTGTGGAAAAGACCAAGGCTGCCGCCGGCGCTTCCGAGGAGGGTGAGCTGGAGGGGATGCCGCCGGAGTTCTACGACGAG GAGTGGCAAGCCGGTCAGCGGGAGAGGACTAAGGAATGGCACACATATCGGCAGAAAGAGGAAGCTGAGGAGGAAAAAAGAACAAATGAATACCGAGAGATAGGCATGCGGCTGAAAGCTTACCCACAGGAAGAAGTTTGCAAAGCTAGGATTTTAGTTTCAATTTTCATAAGAGCtggtgaagatgttgaagag GAAATTGAGAAGGCTGCTGAGAGAGGAGAGCTTACTGAACTTGTTCTTATGGTCATTTGGAATCGACTTGATGTTGCTCGTCGTGAT GATGAGAGGGATGTCATCAGAAGCCTTGATCTCTTGTACAGAAGGGTAGAG CATGAAGGGCGGATTGAGCTGCCGCCTCAGGATGATGATGTTCTTCTGAGAGTTGACTTTGTGAGGGAAGTCGATGAGCTGCTGAAAGAGGTTAAAGTTGAACAAGAAAAGAATAAGCTACAAACTGGATATGACCCAGAATCTGTTGTGACCATGTTAAAGCAGCAAGAGAAGCTGCAGGCTATACGTCAAGTGGAATCTCTCCTGGAGCTGGCGTCCTCCCTGAAATGGTGA
- the LOC133928827 gene encoding protein PALE CRESS, chloroplastic isoform X1 encodes MAAAALALSTFLRPRPVSPFLPSPDSAPHVRGPRRPTPSRLSPLRLPRPLLSISAVEKTKAAAGASEEGELEGMPPEFYDEEWQAGQRERTKEWHTYRQKEEAEEEKRTNEYREIGMRLKAYPQEEVCKARILVSIFIRAGEDVEEEIEKAAERGELTELVLMVIWNRLDVARRDDERDVIRSLDLLYRRVETEILKSEATPSMKLLDELLNLHDGVDDDKWLKKCRKRMLQVFPREDPFTIVFPAGFNLEKHEGRIELPPQDDDVLLRVDFVREVDELLKEVKVEQEKNKLQTGYDPESVVTMLKQQEKLQAIRQVESLLELASSLKW; translated from the exons ATGGCCGCCGCGGCGCTCGCGCTATCCACCTTCCTCCGGCCGCGGCCGGTCTCGCCCTTCCTGCCCTCCCCCGACTCGGCTCCCCACGTCCGCGGCCCGCGGCGCCCCACTCCGTCTCGCTTGAGCCCTCTCcgcctcccgaggcccctgcTCTCCATATCAG CTGTGGAAAAGACCAAGGCTGCCGCCGGCGCTTCCGAGGAGGGTGAGCTGGAGGGGATGCCGCCGGAGTTCTACGACGAG GAGTGGCAAGCCGGTCAGCGGGAGAGGACTAAGGAATGGCACACATATCGGCAGAAAGAGGAAGCTGAGGAGGAAAAAAGAACAAATGAATACCGAGAGATAGGCATGCGGCTGAAAGCTTACCCACAGGAAGAAGTTTGCAAAGCTAGGATTTTAGTTTCAATTTTCATAAGAGCtggtgaagatgttgaagag GAAATTGAGAAGGCTGCTGAGAGAGGAGAGCTTACTGAACTTGTTCTTATGGTCATTTGGAATCGACTTGATGTTGCTCGTCGTGAT GATGAGAGGGATGTCATCAGAAGCCTTGATCTCTTGTACAGAAGGGTAGAG ACAGAGATTTTAAAGAGTGAAGCAACTCCTTCCATGAAATTACTCGATGAACTTCTTAATCTTCATGATGGAGTTGATGATGACAAATGGTTAAAGAAATGTAGAAAGCGCATGCTACAAGTTTTTCCAAGAGAGGACCCATTCACCATAGTCTTTCCTGCTGGGTTCAACCTGGAGAAA CATGAAGGGCGGATTGAGCTGCCGCCTCAGGATGATGATGTTCTTCTGAGAGTTGACTTTGTGAGGGAAGTCGATGAGCTGCTGAAAGAGGTTAAAGTTGAACAAGAAAAGAATAAGCTACAAACTGGATATGACCCAGAATCTGTTGTGACCATGTTAAAGCAGCAAGAGAAGCTGCAGGCTATACGTCAAGTGGAATCTCTCCTGGAGCTGGCGTCCTCCCTGAAATGGTGA
- the LOC133928828 gene encoding isoamylase 2, chloroplastic-like, giving the protein MASSLPAPTAPRASWRGLLPRRPLARIGPLARAARSCYRFRTDDDSVVDVAVVGKDSGGGGYVVAVEVPARAGEGGLVLLPAGSTGEGVPLALSASGGALAAELSFDADAARAPFHVSFLLADAAGAEIRTHRGTSFRVPVGIGRGRSAPLGLSLSEDGAANFAVYSKSAKGVVLCLHGGGNEPALEIELDPYVHRTGDVWHVSLESVEGYASYGFRCGLFGIDRPLLDPYAKVITDFVPGNSVYDEVATVPSMGCLASLANAPTYNWGRDKHPLLPLEKLVVYRANVALFTKDKSSGLPGNVAGTFSGLAAKLEHFRRLGVNAVLLEPVFPFHQEKGAYFPYHFFSPMNLYSSECCSVSAIKSMKNMIKTMHKSGIEVLLEVVFTHTAEGAAECQMISIRGIDSSSYYIADGVVGSKASVLNCNHPVTQKLILDSLRHWVLDFHVDGFCFINAPFLVRGPGGEGLSRPPLLEAIAFDPVLSKTKIIADPWSPLDISNVQFPFPHWKRWAEMNTRFSIDVRKFLKGEALISDLATRLCGSGDLFSSRGPAFSFNYVSRNSGLTLVDLVSFSSDELASEFSWNCGEEGLSENNAVLQTRLRQIRNFLFILFVSLGIPVLNMGDECGHSAAGSTSYKDRGPLKWKALKTTFVEEVTGFISFLTALRSQRGDVFQRREFLKLENIHWYGSDLSEPRWEDPTSNFLCMHINAEVDENVPDSVRGDLYICFNASEKSVSATLPALAEGSVWLRLVDTSLAFPGFFSSESNPEVHQVLGLSSHQVKAHSCVLFESKRVLS; this is encoded by the coding sequence AtggcctcctccctccccgCGCCGACGGCCCCTCGGGCCTCCTGGCGCGGCCTTCTGCCCCGCCGCCCTCTGGCCCGCATCGGTCCCCTCGCCCGTGCGGCGCGCTCTTGTTACCGCTTCCGGACCGACGACGACAGCGTGGTGGACGTGGCCGTCGTCGGGAAAgacagcggcggcggggggTACGTGGTCGCCGTTGAGGTCCCGGCCCGCGCGGGGGAGGGCGGGCTGGTGCTCCTCCCCGCGGGCTCCACTGGCGAGGGCGTCCCGCTGGCGCTGTCCGCGTCGGGAGGCGCGCTTGCGGCCGAGCTGTCCTTCGACGCGGACGCAGCCCGCGCACCGTTCCACGTCTCGTTCCTGTTGGCCGACGCGGCGGGGGCGGAGATACGGACGCACCGCGGGACGAGCTTCCGCGTGCCGGTCGGCATCGGGCGGGGCCGCTCCGCGCCGCTCGGCCTGTCACTGTCTGAGGACGGGGCCGCCAACTTCGCGGTGTACAGCAAGAGCGCCAAGGGCGTTGTGCTCTGCCTGCACGGCGGCGGCAACGAGCCCGCGCTGGAGATCGAGCTCGACCCGTACGTCCACAGAACGGGCGATGTCTGGCACGTCTCGCTGGAAAGCGTGGAGGGATACGCCAGCTACGGCTTCCGCTGCGGGCTTTTCGGCATTGACCGCCCGCTGCTCGACCCGTACGCTAAGGTGATCACGGATTTCGTCCCTGGCAACTCTGTTTATGACGAGGTGGCTACTGTGCCGTCCATGGGGTGCCTCGCGTCCTTGGCGAATGCGCCGACGTACAACTGGGGCAGGGACAAGCACCCACTCTTGCCATTGGAGAAGCTGGTGGTGTACCGGGCGAATGTGGCTTTGTTCACCAAGGACAAGTCGAGCGGGCTGCCAGGCAATGTAGCCGGTACTTTCTCGGGGTTGGCTGCAAAGTTAGAGCACTTCAGGCGTCTTGGTGTCAATGCTGTTTTGCTGGAGCCTGTGTTCCCATTCCATCAGGAGAAGGGAGCCTATTTCCCATACCATTTCTTTTCACCGATGAATTTGTATAGCAGTGAATGTTGCAGTGTTTCAGCTATCAAGTCTATGAAGAATATGATCAAGACAATGCACAAAAGTGGAATAGAGGTCCTCTTGGAGGTTGTTTTCACGCATACTGCTGAAGGAGCAGCAGAGTGTCAGATGATATCAATCCGTGGCATCGATAGTTCCTCGTATTACATTGCCGATGGGGTTGTTGGATCCAAGGCAAGTGTATTGAATTGCAATCATCCGGTGACTCAGAAGCTGATTTTGGACAGCCTCCGCCATTGGGTGCTTGACTTCCATGTTGATGGGTTTTGCTTCATCAATGCCCCTTTCCTTGTCAGAGGTCCAGGTGGTGAGGGCCTATCGCGGCCTCCCCTTCTTGAAGCCATAGCATTTGACCCGGTTCTTTCAAAGACAAAGATCATTGCAGATCCTTGGTCTCCACTTGACATATCTAATGTACAATTTCCATTCCCTCACTGGAAAAGATGGGCTGAGATGAATACGAGATTCTCTATTGATGTGCGCAAGTTTTTGAAGGGAGAAGCACTTATTAGTGATCTTGCTACCCGTTTGTGTGGTAGTGGGGATCTATTTTCCTCTAGGGGTCCAGCATTTTCTTTCAATTATGTATCCAGGAATTCTGGACTTACTCTTGTTGATCTAGTGAGTTTCAGCAGTGATGAGCTTGCTTCTGAGTTCAGTTGGAATTGTGGTGAAGAAGGACTGTCGGAGAACAATGCAGTCCTTCAAACGAGGCTAAGGCAGATACgcaattttttgtttattcTATTTGTTTCCCTTGGTATTCCTGTTCTGAACATGGGAGATGAATGCGGACACTCTGCTGCTGGTTCAACATCATACAAGGATAGAGGGCCTCTGAAATGGAAAGCCTTGAAGACCACTTTTGTTGAGGAAGTTACCGGTTTTATTTCATTTCTAACTGCACTCAGGAGTCAACGAGGGGACGTCTTTCAGAGAAGAGAATTCCTAAAATTGGAAAATATACATTGGTATGGGAGCGATCTATCTGAGCCACGATGGGAGGATCCTACTAGCAACTTTCTTTGCATGCACATAAATGCAGAGGTGGACGAAAATGTGCCAGATTCAGTCAGAGGTGATTTGTATATCTGTTTCAATGCAAGCGAGAAATCAGTTAGTGCTACTTTACCAGCTCTTGCAGAAGGATCTGTGTGGCTACGCTTGGTTGATACATCACTTGCATTTCCAGGTTTCTTTTCAAGCGAGTCTAATCCTGAGGTACACCAAGTGCTAGGATTGTCCTCCCATCAAGTAAAAGCACATAGCTGTGTTTTATTTGAATCAAAGAGGGTTCTTTCCTAG